The Pyrenophora tritici-repentis strain M4 chromosome 10, whole genome shotgun sequence genome contains a region encoding:
- a CDS encoding Mem-trans domain containing protein: MTRQCPEIAQALRFQDTLPGKITALADLVFSGGEPALQGLLMLLQDHWDTIVDPSISCPLSFTPEDKAEHQDLEQHWNQGVALMNDVLREIEEHQGWDGWVSHQNYDVMKERLSRCREEFLDCMAKTAEERSQWARV; encoded by the coding sequence ATGACTAGGCAATGTCCCGAGATCGCTCAAGCGCTACGCTTTCAGGATACCTTGCCTGGAAAAATCACTGCACTAGCCGACTTGGTCTTCAGCGGCGGAGAGCCGGCCCTCCAAGGATTGCTCATGCTACTCCAGGACCATTGGGACACTATCGTCGATCCATCCATCTCATGCCCCTTGTCTTTCACTCCCGAGGATAAAGCTGAGCATCAAGATCTTGAACAACATTGGAACCAGGGTGTTGCGCTGATGAACGATGTTTTGCGCGAGATTGAGGAACATCAAGGATGGGACGGCTGGGTGAGTCACCAAAACTACGACGTCATGAAGGAGCGACTGTCGCGATGCCGCGAGGAGTTTCTGGACTGTATGGCAAAGACGGCGGAGGAGAGAAGTCAGTGGGCTCGTGTTTGA
- a CDS encoding aminoglycoside phosphotransferase, with the protein MDYLRNVLGTPVPKIYGYSALKDKPVGSEYILMERSAGVELDKLWKNMRPLVDTYLRSCAARELACIEKSSTCFDQRGLFNSPNQYRLTQELKIRAVHDYLKVATQILPKDAKLSKPTLWHPDLHGGNIFVDPLEPTKIVIIDWQAVNIAPLFRQARNPALLDFDGPIPEGLKQIPLPDGFDDMTEEQQREAKNL; encoded by the exons ATGGACTAT CTTCGAAACGTCCTAGGTACACCAGTGCCAAAGATATATGGTTACAGCGCTTTAAAAGATAAGCCAGTAGGATCAGAGTACATCCTGATGGAACGCAGTGCAGGAGTCGAACTAGACAAGCTATGGAAGAACATGA GACCTTTAGTCGACACGTATCTTCGTTCATGTGCTGCCCGAGAACTGGCGTGTATCGAAAAATCCTCCACATGTTTTGACCAACGAGGACTGTTCAATAGCCCCAACCAATATCGTCTAACCCAAGAATTGAAAATTAGAGCCGTACATGACTATCTGAAAGTCGCCACTCAGATTCTACCCAAGGATGCTAAGCTTTCCAAGCCGACTCTATGGCATCCGGACCTGCATGGTGGCAACATCTTTGTTGATCCTCTCGAGCCGACGAAGATTGTAATCATCGATTGGCAAGCGGTCAATATTGCTCCACTCTTCCGCCAGGCACGCAACCCTGCACTCCTCGACTTTGATGGGCCGATACCAGAAGGTTTAAAACAAATACCACTACCTGATGGCTTCGATGATATGACCGAGGAGCAACAACGCGAAGCCAAGAACCTTTGA